A region from the Acyrthosiphon pisum isolate AL4f chromosome A1, pea_aphid_22Mar2018_4r6ur, whole genome shotgun sequence genome encodes:
- the LOC100168613 gene encoding uncharacterized protein LOC100168613 isoform X1: MPTSGPVYQPTTVSYEQQSEWSQPSNGLINRTLNHIRNPRWFHWSFILISWILIAIGVFLFLSITTNFVNSENTKDNYTEDIAFLVIGSFCFVFGVVLLIGYFRYIKDKESCPCFNSKARQMESQSSNGQVLTLNPSTDLLMASAQYVPTSEAPPTIIEEDETRKLMGNDNKDCNDERDHMLVTSNPPVAALRTHVPSGVSPLSGEDA; this comes from the exons atgccAACATCCGGACCAGTATACCAACCAACTACTGTCAGTTATGAACAACAAAGTGAATGGTCACAGCCATCAAATGGCTTAATCAATCGTACCCTGAATCACATTCGTAACCCAAGGTGGTTCCACTGGTCGTTCATTCTGATCAGTTGGATACTGATTGCCATTGGGGTATTCTTGTTCCTGTCCATTACCACAAACTTTGTGAATTCAGAAAACACAAAAGACAATTATACAGAAGACATAGCATTCTTGGTTATTGGCTCTTTCTGTTTTGTATTTGGTGTTGTCCTATTAATAGGTTATTTCCGATACATCAAGGACAAGGAAAGTTGCCCTTGTTTCAATAGTAAAGCGCGACAAATGGAATCTCAGTCTTCTAATGGACAA GTACTCACATTGAATCCATCTACAGACCTCTTGATGGCATCTGCACAGTATGTACCAACTTCAGAAGCTCCGCCCACAATTATCGAAGAGGATGAAACTAGAAAATTAATGGGAAACGATAATAAAGATTG CAATGACGAAAGGGACCATATGTTAGTAACAAGCAACCCGCCGGTAGCGGCACTCCGCACGCATGTACCAAGCGGAGTCTCGCCGCTTTCCGGTGAAGATGCTTGA
- the LOC100162365 gene encoding uncharacterized protein LOC100162365 codes for MSRHGRSKQYGPEPPPAAVYTKPPPPVHGNNTYNGRAHHHYQQQQSQQQHQQLLLQQQFYGAQQQQQQQQSNAVVGSRPPSSSHHHHSLPRNAWSADRHSPVAGGSSSNSSNDRAYAANRRAKHHRVYNSHRQTSRGHHKSGGGGGGGGGATTDPDALSSVTTAGVKYNQLQQPPPQQLNHQTLHQLHQQQQHHHHRPQMAPVWPPVEPPSSAVHHHQQQPATAAQYLPQPPPQLPPQNAAATAAVLRQHHQPSAAVPLLLPSCDVAVDACGGHCPKFENFCHFCLLVFYFAGITVGFLLIMAAVVSTRDPRFLYIGGLVLPVSAFLMAVQCRVRQDADRRKRHRQLNGRHHHRSNAGALMMMNNNSSSNQHNGGVAGQPSATGSGTAATAAEAIPLQNIMAAGGADNGGTLRRQFQGNVYQYVGQRDGSETNYNAANGHHYETTSDLQQIEGVPWWRREDNRPYHNRAPHQ; via the exons ATGTCAAGGCATGGACGCTCTAAACAATACGGTCCGGAACCGCCGCCGGCGGCCGTCTACACcaagccgccgccgccggtgcACGGCAACAACACGTACAACGGCCGCGCGCATCACCATTACCAGCAGCAGCAATCACAACAGCAACACCAGCAATTGCTGCTGCAACAGCAATTTTACGGCgcgcagcaacagcagcagcaacaacagtCGAACGCGGTGGTCGGATCTAGGCCCCCATCGAGCAGTCACCACCATCACTCGTTGCCCAG AAATGCCTGGAGCGCGGACAGACATTCACCGGTGGCCGGCGGATCTTCTTCGAACAGCTCGAATGACCGAGCATACGCGGCCAACCGCCGGGCAAAGCACCACCGAGTGTACAACAGCCACCGGCAGACGTCTCGTGGCCACCACAAGagcggtggtggcggcggcggcggcggtggagcCACCACGGACCCGGACGCACTGTCGTCGGTGACAACGGCCGGCGTCAAGTACAACCAACTGCAGCAACCGCCGCCTCAACAGTTGAACCACCAAACGCTGCACCAACTACACCAGCAACAGCAGCACCACCACCACCGGCCGCAGATGGCGCCGGTCTGGCCACCGGTTGAACCGCCGTCGTCGGCCGTTCACCATCACCAGCAACAGCCGGCCACCGCCGCCCAATACTTGCCGCAGCCGCCACCACAGTTACCGCCGCAGAACGCTGCCGCTACGGCCGCGGTCTTAAGGCAACATCACCAGCCATCGGCGGCGGTGCCACTGTTGTTACCCTCGTGTGACGTAGCTGTCGACGCGTGCGGCGGTCACTGTCCTAAGTTCGAAAACTTTTGCCATTTCTGCTTGCTG GTGTTTTATTTCGCGGGCATCACGGTAGGCTTCCTGTTGATCATGGCGGCCGTCGTGTCCACCCGGGACCCGCGGTTCCTGTACATCGGTGGCCTGGTGCTTCCGGTCAGCGCGTTCCTGATGGCCGTCCAGTGCCGAGTGCGGCAAGACGCCGACCGCCGGAAGCGGCACAGGCAGCTGAACGGTCGACACCATCACAGGTCGAACGCGGGCGCCCTGATGATGAtgaacaacaacagcagcagcaaccaACACAACGGCGGCGTTGCCGGCCAACCGTCGGCAACCGGGTCCGGTACGGCCGCAACCGCCGCCGAGGCCATACCGCTGCAGAATATAATGGCGGCCGGCGGTGCCGATAACGGCGGCACGCTTCGCCGGCAGTTCCAGGGCAACGTTTACCAGTACGTCGGCCAGAGGGACGGTAGCGAGACAAACTACAACGCGGCCAACGGCCATCACTACGAGACGACGTCCGACCTACAGCA AATCGAAGGAGTGCCGTGGTGGAGACGAGAAGACAACCGACCGTATCACAACCGCGCCCCTCACCAGTAA
- the LOC100168613 gene encoding uncharacterized protein LOC100168613 isoform X2, whose product MPTSGPVYQPTTVSYEQQSEWSQPSNGLINRTLNHIRNPRWFHWSFILISWILIAIGVFLFLSITTNFVNSENTKDNYTEDIAFLVIGSFCFVFGVVLLIGYFRYIKDKESCPCFNSKARQMESQSSNGQVLTLNPSTDLLMASAQYVPTSEAPPTIIEEDETRKLMGNDNKDW is encoded by the exons atgccAACATCCGGACCAGTATACCAACCAACTACTGTCAGTTATGAACAACAAAGTGAATGGTCACAGCCATCAAATGGCTTAATCAATCGTACCCTGAATCACATTCGTAACCCAAGGTGGTTCCACTGGTCGTTCATTCTGATCAGTTGGATACTGATTGCCATTGGGGTATTCTTGTTCCTGTCCATTACCACAAACTTTGTGAATTCAGAAAACACAAAAGACAATTATACAGAAGACATAGCATTCTTGGTTATTGGCTCTTTCTGTTTTGTATTTGGTGTTGTCCTATTAATAGGTTATTTCCGATACATCAAGGACAAGGAAAGTTGCCCTTGTTTCAATAGTAAAGCGCGACAAATGGAATCTCAGTCTTCTAATGGACAA GTACTCACATTGAATCCATCTACAGACCTCTTGATGGCATCTGCACAGTATGTACCAACTTCAGAAGCTCCGCCCACAATTATCGAAGAGGATGAAACTAGAAAATTAATGGGAAACGATAATAAAGATTGGTAA